One genomic segment of Gadus chalcogrammus isolate NIFS_2021 chromosome 3, NIFS_Gcha_1.0, whole genome shotgun sequence includes these proteins:
- the dclk2a gene encoding serine/threonine-protein kinase DCLK2, with translation MSQSRIMEFEHFEDREKKHRSSKASASGSHSSLRGNGLVPSPAHSAHCSFYRARTLQSLTSEKKAKKVRFYRNGDKYFKGLVYAVSNDRFRSMDALLMELTRSLSDNVNLTHGVRALYTADGSKKISSLDQLEEGESYVCASNEPYRRLDYTKNVHPSWWVGKTATSRSLSALCGGGEQLLLQRESKDFIKPKLVTVIRGGAKPRKAVRILLNKKTAHSFEQVLTDITNAIKLDTGLVKRLYTLDGKQITCLQDFFGEDDVFVACGPEKYHYAQDDFVLDPSGKAATAFMTECRGMRSSSHSRSASAHRAGASRSPGPSRRSKSPGAVRRPLNFSTSQSPLRSPVNGGPGSQISTPRSTKSSSPSPTGPHTMQGFKVPPSHHASAPNINGSSSHHHHRHRHQPQEHTTPSPEVNGNGCLPSSSPILDKYEVGKVIGDGNFAVVKECVERATGKEYALKIIDKAKCTGKEHLIENEVAVLRRVKHPNIIMLMEEVDSPTELCLVMELVKGGDLFDAITSSAKYTERDASGMVYNLAGALKYLHAMNIVHRDVKPENLLVFEYPDGTKSLKLGDFGLATVVEGPLYTVCGTPTYVAPEIISETGYGLKVDAWAAGVITYILLCGFPPFRSESNHQEDLFEQILEGRLEYPSPYWDLISHSVKELIAHLLRVDPEERYSAQDVLSHPWITANNSTPTEHTALENNMKVEVSGKLKTHFNTAPKNNNTSAGVSVIMS, from the exons ATGTCCCAAAGCAGAATTATGGaatttgaacattttgaagaCAGGGAGAAGAAACACCGGTCATCTAAGGCCAGCGCCTCCGGGTCCCACTCCAGTCTGAGGGGTAACGGTCTGGTGCCAAGTCCAGCGCACAGCGCGCACTGTAGCTTCTACCGAGCGCGCACCCTCCAATCCCTCACGTCGGAGAAGAAAGCCAAAAAAGTGCGTTTTTACCGCAATGGGGACAAATACTTTAAGGGCCTGGTGTACGCCGTGTCCAACGACCGTTTTAGGTCAATGGATGCCCTGCTTATGGAACTCACTCGGTCCCTGTCGGACAACGTCAACCTCACCCACGGAGTGCGCGCACTGTACACCGCAGATGGAAGCAAGAAGATCTCGAGTCTAGATCAATTAGAAGAGG gcGAGAGCTATGTGTGTGCCTCCAACGAGCCCTACCGTCGGCTGGACTACACCAAGAACGTCCACCCCAGCTGGTGGGTGGGCAAGACGGCCACGTCTCGCTCGCTCTCGGCGctctgcggcggcggcgagcagctgctgctgcagcgtgAGTCCAAGGACTTCATCAAGCCCAAGCTGGTGACCGTGATCCGCGGCGGCGCTAAGCCGCGCAAGGCCGTGCGCATCCTGCTCAACAAGAAGACGGCCCATTCCTTCGAGCAGGTGCTCACCGACATCACCAACGCCATCAAGCTGGACACGGGCTTGGTGAAGAGGCTGTACACGCTGGACGGCAAACAG attaCCTGTCTTCAGGACTTCTTTGGGGAGGACGATGTGTTTGTCGCCTGTGGTCCAGAGAAGTACCACTACGCCCAGGATGACTTTGTGCTGGACCCCAGCGGTAAGGCTGCCACAGCCTTCATGACTG agTGCCGGGGGATGAGGTCATCGTCCCACTCTCGCTCTGCCAGTGCCCACAGAGCCGGGGCCTCCCGGAGCCCGGGGCCCTCCCGACGCAGCAAATCCCCGGGAGCAG TGAGAAGACCCCTGAACTTCTCCACCAGCCAGTCCCCGCTCAGGTCCCCAG TTAACGGGGGTCCGGGCAGCCAGATCTCCACTCCAAGGTCCACCAAGTCCTctagcccctcccccaccggCCCCCACACAATGCAGGGATTTAAG GTTCCGCCATCACACCACGCCTCTGCCCCCAACATCAACGGCTCctccagccaccaccaccaccgccaccgccaccagccccaggaacaCACCACCCCCAGCCCTGAGG TCAACGGCAACGGCTGTCTGCCCTCCTCGTCCCCCATCCTGGACAAGTATGAGGTCGGCAAGGTCATCGGAGACGGGAACTTCGCCGTGGTCAAAGAGTGCGTGGAGCG ggcAACAGGAAAAGAGTACGCGCTGAAGATCATTGACAAGGCCAAGTGCACTGGGAAG gaGCACCTGATAGAGAATGAGGTGGCGGTGCTGAGGAGGGTGAAGCATCCTAACATCATCatgctgatggaggaggtggacagtCCCACTGAACTCTGCCTGGTCATGGAGCTGGTCAAG GGGGGGGATCTGTTTGACGCCATCACGTCGTCGGCGAAGTACACGGAGCGGGACGCGAGCGGCATGGTGTACAACCTGGCCGGGGCCCTGAAGTACCTGCACGCCATGAACATAGTGCACCGGGACGTGAAGCCAGAGAACCTGCTG GTGTTTGAGTATCCGGACGGCACCAAGTCCCTGAAGCTGGGGGACTTTGGCCTGGCCACGGTGGTGGAAGGGCCCCTCTACACCGTGTGCGGGACCCCCACCTACGTAGCCCCCGAGATCATCTCAGAGACCGG gTACGGGCTGAAGGTGGACGCCTGGGCGGCGGGCGTCATCACCTACATCCTGCTGTGTGGCTTCCCCCCCTTCAGAAG TGAGAGCAACCATCAGGAGGATCTGTTTGAGCAGATCTTGGAGGGCCGGCTGGAATACCCCAGCCCATACTGGGACCTCATCAGCCACTCCGTCAAG